The following are from one region of the Penaeus chinensis breed Huanghai No. 1 chromosome 5, ASM1920278v2, whole genome shotgun sequence genome:
- the LOC125025579 gene encoding involucrin-like, which translates to MTTHQDFTKRLNQQTQPRDSTKRLNQETQPTDSTNRLNQETQPRDSTKRLNQETQPTDSTKRLNQETQPTDSTNRLNQQTQPRDSTKRLNQETQPTDSTNRLNQETQPRDSTKRLNQGNSTKYG; encoded by the coding sequence ATGACAACCCACCAAGATTTCACCAAGAGACTCAACCAACAGACTCAACCAAGAGACTCAACCAAGAGACTCAACCAAGAGACTCAACCAACAGACTCAACCAACAGACTCAACCAAGAGACTCAACCAAGAGACTCAACCAAGAGACTCAACCAAGAGACTCAACCAACAGACTCAACCAAGAGACTCAACCAAGAGACTCAACCAACAGACTCAACCAACAGACTCAACCAACAGACTCAACCAAGAGACTCAACCAAGAGACTCAACCAAGAGACTCAACCAACAGACTCAACCAACAGACTCAACCAAGAGACTCAACCAAGAGACTCAACCAAGAGACTCAACCAAGGGAACTCAACCAAATACGGTTAA